One region of Vitis vinifera cultivar Pinot Noir 40024 chromosome 1, ASM3070453v1 genomic DNA includes:
- the LOC100243721 gene encoding uncharacterized protein LOC100243721 isoform X1: MRRQQDQQSRVFCELSALVLNLLRSPPSPAPFSEHSPEVYTSRRPTTTQISPAGFASLLLGISLALMLCGSVTFFIGFILMPWVLGLVMVFYFVGIVSNLSVLGRAIICQATAPAKPRKEIPAWKLL; the protein is encoded by the coding sequence ATGAGAAGGCAGCAGGATCAGCAATCTAGGGTTTTCTGTGAGCTCTCTGCTCTTGTTCTCAATCTACTGCGATCTCCGCCCTCACCGGCACCGTTTTCGGAGCACTCACCGGAGGTGTACACGTCGAGGCGGCCGACGACCACGCAGATCTCTCCGGCCGGGTTCGCGTCGCTGCTTCTGGGAATTTCGCTGGCTTTGATGCTCTGTGGGTCGGTCACGTTCTTTATTGGATTCATCTTAATGCCCTGGGTTCTTGGGTTGGTCATGGTCTTCTATTTTGTCGGAATTGTTTCGAATCTTTCGGTGTTGGGCCGGGCGATTATTTGTCAGGCCACCGCTCCGGCCAAGCCGCGGAAGGAGATTCCAG
- the LOC100243721 gene encoding uncharacterized protein LOC100243721 isoform X2 produces MRRQQDQQSRVFCELSALVLNLLRSPPSPAPFSEHSPEVYTSRRPTTTQISPAGFASLLLGISLALMLCGSVTFFIGFILMPWVLGLVMVFYFVGIVSNLSVLGRAIICQATAPAKPRKEIPETC; encoded by the coding sequence ATGAGAAGGCAGCAGGATCAGCAATCTAGGGTTTTCTGTGAGCTCTCTGCTCTTGTTCTCAATCTACTGCGATCTCCGCCCTCACCGGCACCGTTTTCGGAGCACTCACCGGAGGTGTACACGTCGAGGCGGCCGACGACCACGCAGATCTCTCCGGCCGGGTTCGCGTCGCTGCTTCTGGGAATTTCGCTGGCTTTGATGCTCTGTGGGTCGGTCACGTTCTTTATTGGATTCATCTTAATGCCCTGGGTTCTTGGGTTGGTCATGGTCTTCTATTTTGTCGGAATTGTTTCGAATCTTTCGGTGTTGGGCCGGGCGATTATTTGTCAGGCCACCGCTCCGGCCAAGCCGCGGAAGGAGATTCCAG